The following proteins are encoded in a genomic region of Hyalangium minutum:
- a CDS encoding glutaredoxin produces MTRLTLSQDKVAPAVQEAVGKLHRDIVEHVATTVARDKVVVVGMAQNGFVRRARKLLEAEGIKFTYLEYGSYFSMWQQRLALKLWAGFPTFPMVFIDGTLIGGFTDLEALKQQGKLPK; encoded by the coding sequence ATGACACGTCTAACACTCTCGCAGGACAAGGTCGCTCCCGCCGTTCAAGAGGCGGTGGGCAAGCTCCACCGCGACATCGTCGAGCATGTGGCCACCACAGTCGCGCGCGACAAGGTGGTGGTGGTGGGTATGGCGCAGAACGGGTTCGTGAGACGGGCGCGCAAGCTTCTGGAGGCCGAGGGCATCAAGTTCACCTACCTCGAGTACGGCAGCTACTTCTCGATGTGGCAGCAGCGCCTGGCCCTGAAGCTCTGGGCTGGCTTCCCCACGTTCCCGATGGTCTTCATCGACGGGACGCTGATCGGCGGCTTCACGGACCTCGAAGCGCTGAAGCAGCAGGGGAAGCTGCCCAAGTAG
- a CDS encoding Ig-like domain-containing protein encodes MLLPHARPLCLVLALSLMVGCGGEDPPAPEPTVVVTFSGPTQVYCTTTPLVLQANVLEGTPDSVKLLKNGAPVADLSEPYQYSFDCSNEAERSYEFIVEATLQGETFRSPAKTVVVDRTRPIVTGPFTNGDTNVRKDAIIRLTFSEPMRTTPVTAASLSLTDSSRVTLNWSQDQKTLTVTPEAPITPPKTLTLSLRASDFQDQAGNALSGSAPTQWQWTVPTFLTEWATPKQGDGATDRAAFALDRSGRPVIAWPALTSATGVTDLYVARSDTSSTTPLGGALRAQPSQTTSVSEVSVAVDNSNRPVVAWLEPVSDEEQVFVRRWNGSSWDELGPVPNPIANSDASGLVLATGDSDEPVVAWQETDTSSVSRVYVYRWNGTAWAAVGAPLEGRAGASAHSPSLAIDKQNRPWVAISESSSDPTFLTAVVVRIWTGTNWGQYNVGLRPNDVPTNATVGRSSLVVNAQGEPACIFELVTSGQTISTYDLYIARSVNNGWATPAYVTGANLIRPSLAYDAQGVLWATWENISSSIPRKIFLERMDLPLESHTLENVSQPVFATGGVGAPALLVLDPASKEARVVRHQ; translated from the coding sequence ATGCTCCTTCCACACGCTCGCCCGCTGTGTCTGGTCCTCGCTCTCTCCCTGATGGTTGGCTGCGGAGGTGAGGATCCTCCCGCTCCCGAGCCCACCGTGGTCGTCACGTTCTCAGGGCCGACGCAGGTCTACTGCACCACCACGCCGCTGGTGCTCCAGGCCAACGTCCTGGAGGGCACTCCGGACAGCGTGAAGCTGCTGAAGAACGGCGCGCCCGTCGCGGACCTGTCCGAGCCGTACCAGTACTCCTTCGACTGCTCCAATGAGGCGGAGCGCAGCTACGAGTTCATCGTGGAGGCGACGCTCCAGGGCGAGACCTTCCGCAGCCCGGCCAAGACCGTCGTGGTCGACCGCACCCGGCCGATCGTGACAGGCCCCTTCACCAACGGCGACACGAACGTGCGCAAGGACGCCATCATCCGCCTGACGTTCTCCGAGCCCATGCGGACCACGCCCGTCACCGCCGCCAGCCTCTCGCTGACGGACAGCTCTCGCGTCACCCTCAACTGGTCCCAGGACCAGAAGACCCTCACTGTCACTCCGGAAGCGCCCATCACTCCGCCGAAGACGCTCACGCTCTCGCTGCGCGCGTCGGACTTCCAGGACCAGGCGGGCAACGCGCTGTCGGGCAGTGCTCCCACGCAGTGGCAGTGGACGGTCCCCACCTTCCTCACCGAGTGGGCCACCCCGAAGCAGGGCGATGGAGCCACCGATCGCGCCGCGTTCGCGCTCGACCGCTCGGGGCGTCCCGTCATCGCCTGGCCGGCGCTCACCAGCGCCACGGGCGTCACGGACCTGTATGTGGCCCGCTCGGACACGAGCAGCACCACGCCGCTCGGCGGGGCCCTGCGCGCCCAGCCCAGCCAGACGACCTCGGTCAGTGAGGTCTCCGTCGCCGTGGATAACTCGAACCGGCCCGTGGTGGCGTGGCTCGAGCCCGTCTCCGACGAAGAGCAGGTCTTCGTCCGGCGCTGGAACGGCTCGAGCTGGGACGAGCTGGGCCCCGTGCCCAACCCCATCGCCAACAGCGACGCCTCGGGGCTGGTGCTGGCCACGGGGGACTCGGATGAGCCCGTGGTGGCGTGGCAGGAGACGGATACGTCCTCGGTGAGCCGCGTCTATGTGTACCGCTGGAATGGGACGGCCTGGGCCGCGGTGGGCGCTCCCCTCGAGGGACGGGCCGGGGCGAGCGCGCACTCGCCCTCGCTGGCCATCGACAAGCAGAACCGGCCGTGGGTCGCGATCAGCGAGAGCTCCTCGGACCCCACCTTCCTGACGGCGGTGGTGGTCCGCATCTGGACCGGCACCAACTGGGGGCAATACAACGTCGGCCTCCGCCCCAATGACGTGCCCACGAACGCCACGGTGGGCCGCTCCTCGCTCGTGGTGAACGCCCAGGGCGAGCCGGCCTGCATCTTCGAGCTCGTCACGTCGGGGCAGACCATCTCGACCTATGATCTCTACATCGCCCGCTCGGTGAACAACGGCTGGGCCACCCCCGCATATGTCACGGGCGCGAACCTGATCCGGCCGTCGCTCGCCTACGACGCGCAGGGTGTGCTCTGGGCCACCTGGGAGAACATCTCCTCGAGCATCCCCCGGAAGATCTTCCTGGAGCGGATGGACTTGCCCCTGGAGAGCCACACCCTGGAGAACGTCTCCCAGCCGGTGTTCGCCACCGGCGGCGTGGGCGCTCCGGCCCTCCTGGTGCTGGACCCGGCCTCGAAGGAGGCTCGGGTGGTGCGCCACCAGTAG
- a CDS encoding CapA family protein, translating into MSARPLLLAGLLCAVWVGRAEAGEARLLFVGDILAERGTPEPEAGNSWLKEARASQLVVGNLEGALGEASSCVRPTPQSPCFAMPEQTAGLLARAGFTALGLENNHVGDLGPEAPVRTARELVEQGVFPLRYESSPTFLRVGELTVGLVSLSRVSKGTGPVREVPSVALAQKLRLARQLSNLVVVYVHWGEELFDWPHPDQRQAARWLVAQGADLIIGHHPHVVQPPECVEGRPVFFSVGNFRFRDKYPAGREGLAADCRAEEGTLRCGGLKTSFAFGSGWPEAAPSPETTERLKHCEVPLHAPLELAGLKLQARSALSEQPTAEVELVHEGKVTARVGSGALVALETGPMDAGGEPRLFTVERRFSPLDGEEGLRPYVYEARGGRLVARWRGSGLAWPLLDARLLPGEPGVLCARHRMDSFVALRPSAPGSRVAAYRWKGFGFKGDDSDELALRCEARLAVGEARR; encoded by the coding sequence GTGAGCGCGCGTCCGCTCCTCCTGGCGGGTCTCCTGTGCGCGGTCTGGGTGGGCCGAGCCGAGGCGGGAGAGGCGCGCCTGCTCTTCGTGGGAGACATCCTCGCGGAGCGCGGCACGCCGGAGCCCGAGGCGGGAAACTCCTGGCTGAAGGAGGCCCGTGCGTCGCAGCTCGTGGTGGGGAACCTGGAGGGCGCGCTGGGAGAGGCGTCCTCGTGCGTGCGGCCGACCCCGCAGTCTCCGTGCTTCGCCATGCCAGAGCAGACAGCGGGGTTGCTGGCCCGAGCGGGCTTCACGGCGCTGGGGCTGGAGAACAACCACGTGGGCGACCTGGGGCCCGAGGCGCCCGTGAGGACGGCGCGGGAGCTCGTGGAGCAGGGCGTGTTCCCGCTGCGCTACGAGTCCTCTCCCACGTTCCTCCGGGTGGGGGAGCTCACGGTGGGGCTCGTCTCTCTGTCGCGAGTCTCCAAGGGCACGGGGCCGGTGCGAGAGGTGCCCTCGGTGGCGCTGGCACAGAAGCTGCGGCTGGCGCGGCAGCTGTCGAACCTGGTGGTCGTCTACGTGCATTGGGGCGAGGAGCTGTTCGACTGGCCGCACCCGGACCAGCGGCAAGCAGCGCGGTGGCTCGTGGCGCAAGGCGCGGATCTGATCATCGGCCACCACCCGCACGTGGTACAGCCGCCCGAGTGCGTGGAAGGCCGGCCTGTCTTCTTCTCGGTGGGCAACTTCCGATTCCGCGACAAGTACCCTGCGGGGCGCGAGGGACTGGCGGCGGACTGCCGAGCCGAGGAGGGCACCTTGCGCTGCGGAGGCCTGAAGACCTCCTTCGCCTTTGGAAGCGGCTGGCCCGAGGCCGCTCCGAGCCCCGAGACCACAGAGCGCCTGAAGCACTGCGAGGTGCCCCTGCACGCGCCGCTGGAGCTGGCGGGCCTGAAACTCCAGGCGCGCTCGGCCCTGAGCGAGCAGCCCACCGCCGAGGTGGAGCTGGTCCACGAAGGAAAGGTGACAGCGAGGGTCGGCTCGGGAGCGCTGGTGGCGCTCGAGACGGGGCCGATGGACGCGGGCGGCGAGCCGAGGCTGTTCACGGTGGAGCGCCGGTTCTCTCCGCTGGATGGAGAAGAGGGCCTGCGCCCCTACGTGTACGAAGCGCGGGGCGGACGGCTCGTGGCGCGCTGGCGTGGCTCAGGGCTCGCGTGGCCGCTGCTGGACGCGCGGTTGCTGCCGGGAGAGCCCGGGGTGCTCTGCGCGCGGCACCGGATGGACTCCTTCGTGGCGCTGCGGCCGAGCGCTCCCGGCTCTCGCGTCGCCGCCTACCGGTGGAAAGGCTTTGGCTTCAAAGGAGATGACTCGGACGAGCTCGCCCTCCGCTGCGAAGCGCGGCTGGCCGTGGGCGAGGCCAGGCGTTAG
- a CDS encoding DUF3160 domain-containing protein, with the protein MDVPEASVSPAPSKASRLELQPGETPVAMAVWPLGPEVAVSVRSADGASRLVFWRVGEAKPSGAWQAPAGTSLEAVAWHPASRKVFVLTHQGRRWGISALEPVKGGTFRSQEVHSTDRELKGLIVGPRPFAFYQGQQVRDFRLFFGVRYGSGFGIHTLMEKGSREYLVLGPAKQALPARGMDEYEVPQPIDVPSALPLAVHPSGRRLLYAEEAGRVRLAYYAPGWQAMEQEALPGTAVAFLPNGLGQLLWEPGKPGAQAQVSLEPKPRLLAQSQSFLVPPALTADGRGLVGVVGGERPALIFEPVQLPLADVSNAWLAVKSKAELEKFGRYAGAFVPTKNAQLYSLYEEELYHDDSTQSVPYLVTTDAFWELFAAAYEGSFILAERYEAMPRFWEFVRAATPALKKADAKWGAVFTALESLRAEKTPSNPEAKKILAAKGTEPSPALGESFDYSELKPRGHYTASDDLKRYFQAMHYLTTVSKQLDVKALEALPAPAQALAQAWISAYEGYIAPARSPLIWSKGAFTPPPYLRNPGTNPVLFPLSWGFDNEAMFTDVFHCATPLAERIQGPPRQGAKVDPQLLEATARCPERAPGPMVPRLLPSGLDVAAAMGSQWARGKMAQELEQFPPLGKALDALNTRFSQHLAAQGPANLYDRWLRALALQWADDVAPPPGVDGELWKAKRLQTGLASWATLRHATVLVNERSAAELGAGGEFEEIFPEQPRGYVEPDPRTFEAIAQLFEASAETFRRASAGLGARKFDSPMEQDREQVREGVLKRLASSAAAARSFKAMAEKQLRGEALKPQEYDQILYVGRNFEHNYLVFKSLGNPKLALSEPTPLPKIADVADGGPKPLLHAAVGTPLEWKLVVPHLGRRQVVRGAVYSYYELINDEPLSDAEWQQREARTPRPSWLTPFIAKP; encoded by the coding sequence TTGGACGTTCCCGAAGCCTCGGTGAGTCCCGCTCCCTCCAAGGCCTCGCGACTGGAGCTGCAGCCTGGAGAGACTCCCGTGGCCATGGCCGTGTGGCCGCTGGGGCCCGAGGTGGCCGTCTCGGTGCGCTCGGCGGATGGGGCCTCGCGGCTGGTGTTCTGGCGAGTCGGCGAGGCGAAGCCCTCGGGGGCGTGGCAGGCCCCTGCGGGGACGTCGCTCGAGGCGGTGGCGTGGCACCCGGCCTCGCGCAAGGTGTTTGTCCTCACGCACCAGGGCCGCCGCTGGGGGATCAGCGCGCTGGAGCCCGTGAAGGGAGGCACCTTCCGCTCACAGGAGGTGCACTCGACGGATCGCGAGCTGAAAGGGCTCATCGTGGGCCCGCGGCCCTTTGCGTTCTATCAGGGCCAGCAGGTGCGGGACTTCCGGCTCTTCTTCGGGGTCCGCTACGGGAGCGGCTTTGGCATCCACACGCTGATGGAGAAGGGCAGCCGCGAGTACCTGGTGCTGGGCCCGGCCAAGCAGGCGCTGCCCGCGCGCGGCATGGATGAATACGAGGTGCCGCAGCCCATCGACGTCCCGAGCGCCCTGCCGCTCGCGGTTCACCCCAGTGGCAGGCGGCTCCTCTACGCCGAGGAGGCGGGGCGCGTGCGGCTCGCCTACTACGCTCCGGGGTGGCAGGCGATGGAGCAAGAGGCGCTGCCCGGCACGGCGGTGGCCTTCCTGCCCAACGGATTGGGCCAGCTGCTGTGGGAGCCGGGGAAGCCCGGGGCTCAGGCGCAGGTGTCGCTCGAGCCGAAGCCGCGGTTGCTCGCGCAGTCGCAGAGCTTCCTCGTGCCGCCCGCGCTGACGGCGGATGGCCGGGGCCTCGTGGGCGTGGTGGGCGGCGAGCGCCCCGCGCTGATCTTCGAGCCCGTGCAGCTTCCGCTCGCGGATGTCTCCAACGCGTGGCTGGCGGTGAAGTCGAAGGCCGAGCTGGAGAAGTTCGGGCGCTACGCCGGGGCGTTCGTGCCCACGAAGAACGCGCAGCTCTACAGCCTCTATGAGGAGGAGCTCTACCACGACGACAGCACGCAGTCGGTGCCCTACCTCGTCACGACGGACGCCTTCTGGGAGCTGTTCGCGGCGGCGTACGAGGGCTCCTTCATCCTGGCCGAGCGGTACGAGGCCATGCCGCGCTTCTGGGAGTTCGTCCGAGCGGCGACCCCGGCGCTGAAGAAGGCGGATGCGAAGTGGGGAGCGGTGTTCACGGCGCTCGAGTCCCTCCGGGCGGAGAAGACACCGAGCAACCCCGAGGCGAAGAAGATCCTCGCGGCCAAGGGCACCGAGCCCTCCCCGGCGCTGGGGGAGTCCTTCGACTACAGCGAGCTGAAGCCGCGCGGCCACTACACGGCCTCGGACGACTTGAAGCGGTACTTCCAGGCGATGCACTACCTGACGACGGTGTCGAAGCAGCTCGACGTGAAGGCGCTGGAGGCGCTGCCGGCCCCGGCGCAGGCGCTCGCGCAGGCGTGGATCTCCGCCTACGAGGGCTACATCGCTCCGGCCCGCTCTCCGTTGATCTGGTCGAAGGGCGCATTCACCCCGCCGCCCTACCTGCGCAACCCGGGCACGAACCCAGTGCTGTTCCCGCTCTCCTGGGGCTTCGACAACGAGGCGATGTTCACGGACGTGTTCCACTGCGCCACGCCGCTGGCCGAGCGCATCCAGGGGCCACCGCGCCAGGGCGCGAAGGTGGATCCGCAGTTGCTGGAGGCGACAGCGCGGTGCCCCGAGCGGGCGCCAGGACCGATGGTGCCGCGGCTACTGCCCTCGGGGCTGGATGTGGCGGCGGCGATGGGCAGCCAGTGGGCGCGTGGGAAGATGGCGCAGGAGCTGGAGCAGTTCCCCCCACTCGGGAAGGCGCTTGACGCGCTGAACACGCGGTTCTCCCAGCACCTGGCCGCGCAGGGCCCGGCGAACCTCTACGACCGGTGGCTGCGGGCGCTGGCGCTGCAGTGGGCCGATGACGTGGCGCCGCCGCCGGGAGTGGACGGGGAGCTGTGGAAAGCGAAGCGGCTGCAGACGGGCCTGGCGAGCTGGGCGACGCTGCGGCACGCCACGGTGCTGGTGAATGAGCGCTCCGCGGCGGAGCTCGGCGCGGGCGGGGAGTTCGAGGAGATCTTCCCGGAGCAGCCGCGAGGCTACGTGGAGCCGGATCCGCGCACGTTCGAGGCGATCGCGCAGCTCTTCGAGGCCAGCGCGGAGACGTTCCGCCGCGCGAGCGCTGGGTTGGGGGCGCGCAAGTTCGACAGCCCCATGGAGCAGGACCGTGAGCAGGTGCGCGAGGGCGTGCTCAAGCGGCTCGCGAGCTCGGCGGCGGCGGCGCGCTCCTTCAAGGCCATGGCGGAGAAGCAGCTGCGCGGGGAGGCGCTCAAGCCGCAGGAGTACGATCAGATCCTCTACGTGGGCCGGAACTTCGAGCACAACTACCTGGTCTTCAAGAGCCTGGGGAACCCGAAGCTGGCGCTCTCGGAGCCCACGCCTCTGCCCAAGATCGCGGACGTGGCGGACGGAGGGCCCAAGCCGTTGCTGCACGCGGCGGTGGGCACGCCGCTGGAGTGGAAGCTGGTGGTGCCGCACCTCGGGCGCCGACAGGTCGTCCGGGGCGCGGTCTATTCGTACTACGAGCTGATCAACGACGAGCCGCTGTCGGACGCGGAGTGGCAGCAGCGAGAGGCACGCACGCCCCGGCCGTCCTGGCTCACTCCCTTCATCGCGAAGCCGTGA